Proteins encoded within one genomic window of Plasmodium cynomolgi strain B DNA, chromosome 11, whole genome shotgun sequence:
- a CDS encoding leucyl-tRNA synthetase cytoplasmic (putative): MARRMNLLNIEKNIQNLWKEHNVYEKEFVENSESRFTGTPIVVCADKLTNELKGKVLANFPESNRSEINDDNLVGEANVVGTPQSEEVPDKTKQTERTNPAERTKPADATVFRSNKSKVQSKGSKQNTQYEIMKQMDISDEEIHLFQKPQYWCYYFSSKAKEHLSSLGLFCDWRRSFITTNMNPYYDKFVNWHFNTLYKKNLIYYGSRITIFSRVNNQACADHERSEGEGVKCQEFTLIKIYVHDYKEFYEIYLKNVNRSTSPSSPSSQKEDDFLKTNIMNENLFSQKKIVLLASTLKPETAYGQNYTFVNPSEYYYVTLGFNKQRLHYGDKNYVNNVMSREEIIDSCENIYICSENSLYNLAYQGVIPMLLRGSQGAPKSTGQVSGQVSGQVSGQVSGQVSGQVSGQVSGQVSGQVSGQVSNQVSGQVSGQVSGQVSDLVSGHPAEAPNSHSAKHTRGGEDVLPPLGDLFILMKIKGEDLVGLRTYSNLSPNKNLYILPMTTIKMNIATAIVPCVSSDSADDYACLQDIKRKQAYYCEKYNLNEECLYNESTSCIQLPDIGDNTGKFFYELEKISSYKDAKLQKVKEILYKKQYFEGTMTVEPYRGMKIYNCRKLVKQYIVKNNEGFLYSEPEVLVIDRNNVKCIAALCNQWYINYGNLDFKKDVLIQMKKNNFQTYNEVLQKQLQHVIFWLDDWSCSRAYGLGTLMPDFNALQRGGSGEGDPKGGSDPKPGSDPKPGSDGAAQLSSEGLAQPGADSEKELIESLSDSTIYMAYYTISHFLQSNVDGSERGLLDIDAADLNDAFFDYVFDISDDMEKISKNISMEKLQRMRREFQYWYPFDVRISGKDLIFNHLTMTLFNHVAIWGKKKYNNKQKETNDEKSILERQGEILNEIDQLDLDAHETVKYFPKSFFCNGHVLVNKEKMSKSKGNFITLKQSINLYTSDGTRIALADAGDSIEDANFNTDTANSAIMKLYNLINFCIETKNNVYIFRCGERTFIDSIFENEINYLTNKCKESYEKLLFRDVLKYGFYDMLLKRDTYRIMCDKIHMHKETVNFFIERICLIINPLIPHVTEHIWTYILKKEDFLVNQKWPSSDNTSYSIVMHKQYNNLLNVVEIFRKSYDKVINKNNKQKGAKGSGGGSGSGEKRAPDEAGAKVAAGTANQGGAADEQKEEAYKEDDDEGTKFKAIVYVAKEYNDTQKKIIEILNRIINNSEGKKLPSNYINLLVQNDYVNKLPKNEKKEILSFATFLVKDNVTLNNNQYELSLPYDEIQLIKNNVEFIRRSLNLGDIQIMENTNKYPIDDTDIYKLANPGNPSIFMYTTES; encoded by the exons ATGGCACGGCGAATGAACCTACTgaacatagaaaaaaacattcagAATTTATGGAAGGAACATAATGTATACGAAAAGGAATTTGTTGAAAACAGTGAGTCGAGGTTTACGG GCACACCGATCGTTGTGTGTGCTGACAAATTAACGAACGagttaaaaggaaaagtgcTCGCAAATTTCCCAGAGAGTAATAGAAGCGAGATTAACGATGATAACCtcgtgggggaagcaaacgTTGTTGGCACTCCCCAATCGGAAGAAGTTCCTgacaaaacgaagcaaacggAAAGAACGAACCCCGCAGAAAGAACCAAACCCGCGGACGCAACGGTGTTCAGGTCCAACAAAAGCAAAGTACAATCAAAAGGATCCAAACAAAACACGCAGTACGAAATTATGAAGCAAATGGATATAAGCGACGAAGAAATTCACCTCTTTCAGAAGCCACAATATTGgtgctattatttttcctccaaagCAAAGGAGCATTTAAGTTCTTTGGGCCTTTTTTGTGACTGGAGGAGATCGTTCATCACGACCAACATGAATCCCTACTACGACAAGTTTGTTAATTGGCATTTCAACACCCTTTACAAGAAGAACCTAATTTATTACGGAAGCAGAATCACCATCTTCAGCCGAGTGAACAACCAGGCATGTGCAGATCATGAGAGgtcagaaggagaaggagtcAAGTGTCAGGAATTTACACtcatcaaaatatatgtacatgatTACAAAGAGttttatgaaatttatttaaaaaatgtgaatagaagtacttctccttcttccccgtCATCTCAAAAGGAAGACGATTTTTTAAAGACTAACATTATGAATGAAAACTTGTtcagccaaaaaaaaattgtccttcTTGCTAGTACCTTAAAACCAGAGACAGCTTATGGACAAAATTACACCTTCGTCAACCCTAGTGAGTATTACTATGTCACATTAGGGTTCAACAAACAGAGGCTTCACTATGGGGACAAGAATTATGTGAACAATGTCATGTCAAGGGAAGAGATCATCGATTCgtgtgaaaatatttacatatgcTCAGAGAATAGCTTGTACAATTTGGCCTACCAGGGCGTAATACCGATGTTGTTAAGGGGCTCTCAGGGGGCGCCCAAGTCGACCGGTCAGGTGAGCGGCCAGGTTAGCGGCCAGGTTAGCGGCCAAGTTAGCGGCCAGGTTAGCGGCCAAGTTAGCGGCCAGGTTAGCGGCCAAGTTAGCGGCCAGGTTAGCGGCCAGGTTAGCAACCAAGTTAGCGGCCAAGTTAGCGGCCAAGTTAGCGGCCAGGTGAGTGATCTGGTGAGTGGCCACCCCGCCGAGGCGCCCAACTCGCACAGTGCCAAACACACCCGAGGTGGAGAAGACGTCCTACCCCCCCTTGGCGATCTCTTCATCTTAATGAAAATCAAAGGAGAAGACCTCGTCGGGTTAAGGACCTACTCAAACTTATccccaaataaaaatttgtatattctCCCCATGACTACCATCAAAATGAATATCGCTACAGCCATCGTCCCATGTGTATCCAGCGATAGTGCAGATGACTATGCCTGTCTGCAggatataaaaaggaagcaagCATACTACTGTGAAAAGTACAATCTTAACGAGGAGTGCTTGTATAATGAAAGTACATCTTGCATTCAATTGCCAGACATCGGGGACAACACTGGGAAGTTTTTTTacgaattggaaaaaatatcatcatATAAGGATGCCAAGCTACAGAAGGTTAAAGAAAtcttatataaaaaacagTATTTTGAAGGCACCATGACTGTGGAACCATATCGGGGTATGAAGATATATAACTGCAGGAAGTTGGTCAAACAGTACATAGTAAAGAATAACGAGGGCTTTCTGTATAGCGAACCGGAGGTACTAGTTATCGATAGGAACAACGTCAAATGTATCGCTGCTTTGTGCAACCAATGGTATATCAACTATGGCAACTtagattttaaaaaggacGTACTCATtcagatgaagaagaataacTTCCAAACGTACAACGAAGTTCTGCAGAAGCAACTGCAACATGTGATTTTTTGGCTTGACGACTGGTCCTGCAGTAGGGCCTATGGGCTTGGCACGCTAATGCCCGATTTTAATGCGCTGCagcgggggggaagcgggGAAGGAGACCCAAAAGGGGGTAGCGACCCCAAACCGGGTAGCGACCCCAAACCGGGTAGCGACGGCGCTGCCCAACTTAGCAGCGAAGGGCTCGCCCAGCCTGGCGCCGACTCAGAGAAGGAGCTCATCGAAAGCCTGTCAGACTCGACCATCTACATGGCGTACTACACGATTAGCCACTTCCTGCAGAGCAACGTGGACGGAAGCGAGCGCGGCCTCCTCGATATCGACGCAGCGGATCTTAACGATGCCTTCTTCGATTACGTCTTCGACATTAGTGATGACATGGAAAAAATCAGCAAAAATATCAGCATGGAGAAACTACAAAGAATGAGAAGGGAGTTCCAGTACTGGTACCCATTCGATGTGAGAATATCAGGCAaagatttaatttttaaccaTTTGACAATGACTCTATTTAACCACGTAGCAATttggggtaaaaaaaaatacaacaataAGCAGAAGGAGACGAATGATGAGAAAAGCATCCTAGAGCGACAAGGAGAAATACTGAACGAAATTGATCAGCTCGATCTAGATGCACACGAAACggtgaaatattttcccaaaTCATTTTTCTGTAACGGACATGTGCTAgttaataaagaaaaaatgtccaAAAGTAAGGGTAATTTTATTACCCTCAAGCAGAGTATAAACCTTTACACAAGTGACGGAACAAGGATAGCATTGGCAGATGCAGGAGACTCAATCGAAGATGCAAACTTTAACACAGATACTGCAAATAGTGCTATCATGAAGCTATATAATTTGATAAACTTTTGCATCGAGACGAAAAATAATGTGTATATCTTTCGATGTGGAGAGAGAACGTTTATTGATTCGATATtcgaaaatgaaattaattaCCTGACCAATAAATGCAAGGAGTCTTATGAGAAGCTTCTCTTTAGGGATGTCCTCAAGTATGGCTTCTACGACATGCTTCTGAAAAGGGATACGTATCGAATTATGTGTGATAAAATCCACATGCACAAAGAGacagtgaatttttttatagaaagGATTTGTCTCATCATCAACCCGCTGATACCTCATGTCACGGAGCATATTTGGACttacattttgaagaaggagGATTTTCTCGTTAACCAAAAGTGGCCCTCCTCTGACAACACCAGCTACTCCATCGTCATGCATAAGCAGTACAATAACCTACTCAACGTTGTAGAAATTTTTAGGAAGTCCTACGATAAGGTTATCAACAAGAACAACAAGCAGAAGGGCGCCAAGGGTAGCGGAGGCGGAAGCGGAAGCGGGGAGAAGCGCGCGCCAGACGAGGCGGGGGCGAAAGTCGCGGCAGGAACGGCCAACCAGGGAGGAGCAGCCGACgaacagaaggaagaagcgtACAAGGAGGACGACGACGAGGGAACGAAATTTAAAGCCATCGTCTACGTTGCGAAGGAGTACAACgatacgcaaaaaaaaatcatcgaAATTCTTAACAGAATTATTAACAACAGTGAGGGTAAGAAGCTACCCAGTAACTACATCAATCTGTTGGTACAAAACGATTATGTAAATAAGTtgccaaaaaatgagaagaaggaaattttaaGCTTCGCCACCTTCCTAGTCAAGGACAACGTCACACTCAACAACAACCAGTACGAGCTAAGTCTCCCCTATGACGAAATACAACTCATAAAGAACAACGTAGAATTTATTAGGAGGAGCCTAAACCTTGGCGACATCCAAATCATGGAAAATACCAATAAGTATCCCATTGACGATACAGATATTTACAAGCTAGCCAACCCGGGAAatccttccatttttatgtacaccaCGGAGTCGTGA